One region of Duncaniella freteri genomic DNA includes:
- a CDS encoding zeta toxin family protein, with product MQPRLYIIAGCNGAGKTTASYSMLPDILQCREFVNADEIARGLSPFRPEQMAILAGKLMLQRIEALLDANETFAVETTLATKSYTMLIKKARQLGYSIVLIFFWLSSPEQAIQRVAKRVSEGGHHIPTDVIRRRYRNGIENLRSIYMPIVDTWILIDNSNIKQRIIATNQETFDLLSLEKIMNQ from the coding sequence ATGCAGCCGCGTCTATATATAATAGCAGGATGCAACGGTGCCGGAAAGACCACTGCATCGTACAGCATGCTCCCTGACATACTCCAATGCCGGGAATTTGTCAATGCCGATGAGATAGCCCGGGGACTGTCCCCTTTCCGGCCCGAACAGATGGCAATCCTCGCAGGCAAACTGATGCTCCAACGTATAGAAGCCTTGCTGGATGCCAACGAGACATTTGCCGTGGAGACCACTCTCGCCACAAAGAGCTACACTATGCTCATAAAGAAAGCCCGGCAGCTCGGCTACAGCATAGTGCTGATATTCTTCTGGCTGTCATCACCGGAACAGGCGATACAGCGTGTGGCGAAGCGCGTCAGCGAGGGCGGACATCACATCCCCACCGATGTGATCAGGAGAAGATACCGCAACGGCATCGAAAACCTCCGCTCAATATACATGCCTATAGTGGATACATGGATATTAATTGACAACAGTAATATCAAACAACGTATAATAGCAACCAATCAGGAAACATTCGACCTACTCTCACTCGAAAAGATAATGAACCAATGA
- the gpmI gene encoding 2,3-bisphosphoglycerate-independent phosphoglycerate mutase → MAKKALLIILDGWGIGNHSKSDAIYSTPTPYWDYLLKTYPHSELQASGENVGLPDGQMGNSEVGHLNIGAGRVVYQDLVKINKACADGSILKNPEVVSAFSYARDHDKAIHFMGLTSDGGVHSSLDHLYALCDIAKEYGLKKVYIHCFMDGRDTDPRSGKGFIEALQAHCAGSAGEVASIIGRYYAMDRDKRWERVKVAYDLLVNGEGKQVTDMVQAVQESYDEGVTDEFIKPICNSAVDGTIKEGDAVIFFNYRNDRAKELTIALTQHDIPEAGMTVVPGLQYYCMTPYDASFTGVHILFPKENVGNTLGEYISANGLKQLHIAETEKYAHVTFFFNGGREAPYEGEERILVASPKVATYDLKPEMSAYEVKDKLVEAIKEEKYDFIVVNYANGDMVGHTGVYDAICKAVKAVDECVHDTVEAAKTAGYEAIIIADHGNADNAVNGDGTPNTAHSLNPVPCVYVSDDKNAKVENGRLADVAPTILEIMGLPQPEEMTGHALIKG, encoded by the coding sequence ATGGCAAAGAAAGCATTGTTAATTATCCTGGATGGATGGGGTATCGGCAATCACTCCAAGAGTGATGCGATCTATTCCACTCCTACTCCCTATTGGGACTATCTGTTGAAAACTTACCCCCACAGCGAATTGCAGGCTTCGGGCGAGAACGTCGGTCTGCCTGACGGCCAGATGGGCAATTCGGAGGTGGGCCACCTCAATATCGGTGCGGGCCGAGTGGTGTATCAGGACCTCGTGAAGATCAATAAGGCTTGTGCCGACGGGTCGATACTTAAGAATCCTGAGGTAGTGAGCGCGTTCTCATATGCGCGTGACCATGATAAGGCTATCCATTTTATGGGTCTCACCAGCGACGGCGGTGTGCACTCTTCGCTCGATCATCTATATGCCCTTTGTGACATAGCCAAGGAGTATGGGCTGAAGAAGGTATATATCCATTGCTTTATGGATGGCCGTGACACTGATCCCCGCAGCGGCAAGGGCTTTATCGAGGCTTTGCAGGCTCATTGTGCAGGTAGCGCAGGTGAGGTTGCTTCGATCATAGGCCGCTATTATGCCATGGACCGCGACAAGCGTTGGGAGCGAGTGAAAGTGGCTTACGATCTTCTCGTCAATGGAGAAGGGAAGCAGGTCACCGATATGGTTCAGGCTGTTCAGGAGAGCTATGATGAGGGAGTCACCGACGAGTTCATCAAGCCTATCTGCAATTCGGCGGTCGACGGCACCATAAAGGAAGGTGACGCTGTGATATTCTTCAACTATCGCAATGACCGCGCAAAGGAACTTACAATCGCTCTGACCCAGCACGATATCCCCGAGGCAGGAATGACTGTAGTACCCGGTCTGCAATACTATTGCATGACCCCCTATGATGCCTCTTTCACAGGTGTGCATATCCTTTTCCCGAAAGAGAATGTCGGAAACACTCTCGGAGAATATATCTCAGCCAATGGGCTCAAGCAGCTTCATATTGCGGAGACAGAGAAGTATGCTCATGTGACATTCTTCTTCAATGGCGGTCGCGAGGCCCCCTATGAGGGTGAGGAGCGTATCCTGGTGGCTTCCCCCAAGGTTGCCACTTACGATCTGAAGCCTGAGATGAGTGCCTATGAGGTGAAGGATAAACTTGTGGAAGCTATCAAGGAAGAGAAGTACGACTTCATAGTAGTGAACTATGCCAACGGTGACATGGTGGGACATACCGGTGTGTACGACGCTATCTGCAAGGCTGTAAAGGCTGTGGATGAGTGTGTGCATGACACTGTTGAGGCTGCGAAGACTGCCGGATATGAGGCTATAATCATTGCTGACCATGGCAATGCCGACAACGCTGTGAATGGTGACGGCACTCCCAACACCGCACATTCCCTTAATCCCGTGCCTTGCGTTTATGTATCGGACGATAAGAATGCCAAGGTCGAGAACGGACGCCTTGCCGATGTGGCTCCGACCATTCTTGAGATCATGGGATTGCCACAGCCTGAGGAGATGACAGGTCATGCTCTTATCAAGGGCTGA
- a CDS encoding ATP-binding cassette domain-containing protein, with amino-acid sequence MSKKVVIMCTDVQYVAEFVSPSLCFGPVRLEGAEGLGIAAGLTAVVGPNGAGKTTLGYVIESGRWGFGNRIRFMREGMAVKVISFTDIHSFTGVDVLRYDQRLESSENDYVPSVGEIFGTAMESGLWREMCGKFSLNDVECKKINYLSSGELRKLLIINALLTAPDILVIDNPFIGLDAGSRTELRDALMSLRDRGLHIVLLLSDAGEVPDGADAMLTLEGCRFTGMVTGSTDVRRRVCEIADADESGCCCLAPVILPDAPGDVPEHEMAFSIHGGKAAYGGRDVFSGIDWEVRRGERWMLTGPNGSGKSLLLSMVCGDNPQAYANDIVIFDHKRGSGESIWDIKNNIGYVCPEMQLYFRSKLAVRGIVAEGMRPVLERFRKYSPEELAMADAWLDCLGISGLADRDFSTLSSGEQKVVLLARAFARQPALLVLDEPFQGLDVVNKERMRRVIDALVGSRGASLIFVTHYPEELPSCVNMSKRLC; translated from the coding sequence GTGTCAAAAAAAGTAGTGATAATGTGCACTGACGTTCAATATGTGGCTGAGTTTGTATCGCCGTCGCTATGTTTCGGACCGGTGAGGCTGGAAGGAGCCGAGGGGTTGGGTATAGCAGCTGGGCTGACAGCGGTGGTCGGTCCTAATGGAGCAGGAAAGACTACTCTTGGATATGTTATAGAATCTGGTCGGTGGGGCTTCGGCAACCGTATCAGGTTCATGCGTGAAGGCATGGCAGTGAAGGTGATCTCTTTCACGGACATACACTCATTTACAGGTGTGGATGTGCTGAGATATGACCAGCGTTTGGAGTCGAGCGAGAATGATTATGTCCCTTCGGTGGGAGAGATATTCGGCACGGCGATGGAGAGTGGATTGTGGCGGGAGATGTGCGGAAAGTTCTCTCTCAATGATGTCGAATGCAAAAAAATCAATTACCTGTCGAGCGGAGAGTTGAGGAAACTCCTTATTATCAATGCTCTGCTTACAGCTCCTGATATACTTGTGATTGACAATCCTTTTATCGGGCTGGATGCCGGGTCGCGTACGGAGCTCAGGGATGCCTTGATGTCGCTTCGTGACAGAGGCTTGCATATAGTGTTGCTGCTTAGTGATGCCGGGGAGGTGCCTGATGGGGCGGATGCTATGCTGACGTTGGAAGGGTGCCGTTTCACAGGTATGGTGACAGGGAGCACTGATGTCAGACGCCGGGTATGTGAGATCGCTGACGCGGATGAATCGGGGTGCTGTTGCCTGGCTCCGGTGATATTGCCTGATGCTCCCGGTGATGTGCCTGAACATGAGATGGCTTTCAGTATACATGGCGGTAAAGCTGCATATGGTGGTCGTGACGTGTTCTCTGGTATTGACTGGGAGGTGCGTCGCGGGGAGCGGTGGATGCTGACTGGCCCTAACGGATCAGGCAAGTCGCTGCTGCTTAGCATGGTGTGCGGAGATAATCCTCAGGCGTATGCCAATGACATAGTGATATTTGACCATAAGCGAGGGTCGGGTGAGTCGATATGGGATATAAAGAACAATATCGGGTATGTGTGCCCTGAGATGCAGTTGTATTTCCGCAGCAAGCTTGCTGTGAGGGGTATCGTGGCAGAAGGTATGCGCCCTGTGCTTGAGCGTTTCAGAAAATATTCTCCAGAGGAGCTTGCCATGGCGGATGCCTGGCTCGATTGCCTTGGGATATCCGGGTTGGCTGACAGGGATTTCTCTACCTTGTCGTCAGGAGAGCAGAAAGTGGTGCTTCTTGCCCGGGCATTTGCGCGTCAGCCCGCTCTTCTTGTGCTTGACGAGCCGTTCCAGGGACTTGATGTTGTCAATAAGGAACGTATGCGCAGGGTGATTGATGCTCTTGTTGGGAGCAGAGGTGCTTCATTGATATTTGTCACTCATTATCCGGAGGAGCTTCCCTCGTGTGTTAATATGAGCAAGAGATTGTGTTAA
- a CDS encoding PCMD domain-containing protein yields MFKIKRHILSSLASLIAFTAASEKVVPIRYGNMEHWTIRHIKESAVIGGKEKTLYEIGMDSVVNGNHPYHNLGGSPWGTSNVMAKVAGVVKTNCCVYPDNHKGGRCVKMTTHIESLKVLGLVNINVLAAGSIFLGDMKEPITGTKDGPRSLNWGIPFTQRPKALRFDYKFYTPGTANRIKQTGFSHKTSVPGPDYGVALLILQKRTEDSAGNITARRVGTLVVKYSKTTPAWVDNATYDILYGDITGSPKYDATMMGLRSIDYARNSKGENVPVKETGWAAPGETPTHLMIQFSSSHGGAFIGTPGNTLWIDNVRLVY; encoded by the coding sequence ATGTTTAAGATAAAAAGACACATACTCTCCTCACTGGCAAGCCTGATAGCATTCACAGCAGCAAGCGAAAAAGTAGTGCCCATTCGCTACGGCAACATGGAGCACTGGACCATCCGTCACATCAAGGAGTCAGCCGTCATAGGGGGCAAAGAAAAGACCCTCTATGAGATAGGAATGGACTCTGTGGTCAATGGCAATCACCCCTACCACAATCTCGGAGGCTCACCATGGGGCACATCCAACGTAATGGCAAAAGTAGCAGGTGTGGTAAAAACCAACTGCTGCGTGTATCCCGACAATCATAAGGGTGGACGTTGCGTAAAAATGACCACACACATCGAGTCACTCAAAGTGCTCGGACTCGTCAACATAAATGTCCTCGCCGCCGGATCGATATTCCTCGGCGACATGAAAGAGCCTATAACAGGCACAAAAGACGGCCCAAGAAGCCTCAACTGGGGGATACCGTTCACCCAACGGCCAAAAGCATTACGATTCGACTACAAATTCTATACCCCGGGGACAGCAAACCGCATCAAACAGACAGGATTCAGCCACAAGACTTCCGTACCGGGTCCTGACTACGGTGTCGCTCTACTCATACTCCAAAAGCGCACCGAGGACTCTGCCGGCAACATCACAGCCCGGCGCGTAGGCACACTCGTGGTAAAATACTCAAAGACCACGCCTGCATGGGTCGACAACGCAACCTACGACATCCTTTATGGCGACATCACAGGTTCTCCCAAATATGATGCCACAATGATGGGCCTTCGCTCCATTGACTACGCCCGCAACAGTAAAGGCGAGAACGTGCCGGTCAAAGAGACCGGATGGGCAGCTCCGGGCGAGACTCCCACTCATCTTATGATACAGTTCTCCTCATCACATGGCGGTGCATTCATCGGCACACCTGGCAACACCCTGTGGATTGACAACGTAAGACTCGTATATTGA
- a CDS encoding BamA/TamA family outer membrane protein, giving the protein MISRLHHSLVLSLLLLLSVPVSAATVSTDTVCPPAEGKSGKSFIKKFIDYFGNANKGKDTKGMDFSIIGGPYYNTDMGLGIGLVASGLYRTADTDSILPPSNASLFGKISTKGFASIGIRGTHIAPEDTYRITYIAEFLADPSDYWGIGYEMANNDANESNMKRTGVKINGAFLFHLGSNIYAGPKVMFDYIHAFKIERPDLLMGMRTSLLNTGIGVTLSYDSRDVLTNPHRGIYASVSQSFRPRFMGNKYAFSTTELQLDGYRPLWNGATLAGDLRATFNIGNPSWYMMAQVGGSYFMRGYYEGRYRDKNMMAAQVELRQHLWRRIGIVAWGGTATVFSKFSQVQMRRMLPNAGVGFRWEFKKDVNVRFDIGFGKSGQNGFMFNINEAF; this is encoded by the coding sequence ATGATTTCACGCCTGCACCACAGCCTCGTCCTGTCCCTCCTGCTGCTCCTCTCAGTTCCGGTCAGTGCTGCAACGGTCAGCACCGATACCGTGTGCCCGCCGGCAGAGGGGAAATCAGGGAAAAGCTTCATCAAAAAGTTTATCGATTACTTCGGCAACGCCAACAAAGGCAAGGATACCAAAGGTATGGACTTCAGCATCATCGGAGGTCCGTACTACAACACCGACATGGGACTCGGCATCGGTCTCGTGGCCTCGGGCTTGTACCGCACCGCCGACACCGACTCCATTTTGCCCCCTTCCAATGCATCACTCTTCGGCAAAATCAGCACCAAAGGATTCGCAAGCATAGGTATCCGAGGCACCCATATAGCACCCGAGGATACCTATCGTATCACATACATAGCTGAATTCCTGGCAGATCCGAGCGACTATTGGGGCATAGGCTATGAGATGGCAAACAATGATGCCAACGAATCGAACATGAAGCGTACAGGAGTGAAAATCAACGGTGCGTTCCTATTTCATCTTGGCTCCAACATATATGCCGGACCTAAAGTAATGTTCGACTACATACATGCATTCAAGATAGAACGTCCCGACCTACTTATGGGGATGCGCACATCACTCTTGAACACCGGTATCGGAGTCACCCTTTCCTACGACTCGCGCGACGTGCTCACCAATCCTCACCGCGGCATCTACGCATCAGTCAGCCAGTCATTCCGCCCCAGGTTCATGGGCAACAAGTATGCATTCTCCACCACCGAGCTACAGCTCGACGGCTACCGGCCGCTATGGAACGGAGCAACCCTCGCAGGCGACCTCCGTGCCACATTCAACATCGGCAACCCCTCATGGTACATGATGGCACAGGTCGGAGGCTCCTACTTCATGCGCGGATACTATGAGGGGCGTTACCGCGACAAGAACATGATGGCGGCACAGGTGGAATTGCGCCAGCATCTGTGGAGACGCATCGGCATTGTGGCATGGGGAGGCACAGCCACAGTGTTCAGCAAATTCAGTCAGGTACAGATGCGCCGCATGCTCCCAAACGCCGGGGTCGGATTCCGGTGGGAATTCAAGAAGGATGTCAATGTGAGATTTGACATCGGATTCGGAAAGAGCGGGCAGAACGGATTTATGTTCAATATCAACGAAGCTTTCTAA
- a CDS encoding phosphoethanolamine transferase, with translation MRLIPPHILLIITVISLSLPNIVLSVTEPMSWMARLCNIILPVSAYLLLMTLLRNTGKMVWAMFIFIFLAAFQLVLLYLFGESIIAVDMFLNLLTTNTGEVSELLSSLIPAVAMVAVIYLPILYFATRGAFDKSYRLADRFIVRFRQWGTAGLALGLISLAGCYSSEEYRASDDLYPVNVGYNIGLAVERTCRTARYADTSAGFIYDARTTHPDSCREVYILVIGETARADNFGLFGYSRDTTPLLSSTEGLITYPKAFTQSNTTHKSVPMLLSAASAEDYNRIYREKGIITAFKEAGFHTTFISNQRPNHSFIDFFGKEADSWEFLKEELPESANVPDGDMTGLVKKILDGGHMREFIVLHTYGSHFKYRERYPHDIAEFLPDEASEATPDNRCSLINAYDNSILYTDRFLHTLITELKESRTESGLIYASDHGENIFDDERGLFLHASPRPSIYELHVPMMIWLSDEYRERYPDIHSELLSHSEKQVITSLSVFHTTLHIAGINTRHRIDSLSLASAHYHPAPYNYLSDRNIPVPVSKIIRK, from the coding sequence ATGAGATTAATACCTCCGCACATCCTACTCATCATCACAGTAATATCCCTCTCTCTTCCTAACATAGTCCTGTCAGTGACCGAACCGATGTCGTGGATGGCAAGATTGTGCAATATCATACTTCCTGTCTCGGCATATCTCCTGTTGATGACTCTTCTGCGCAACACCGGCAAAATGGTATGGGCGATGTTCATATTCATCTTCCTTGCCGCGTTCCAACTCGTGTTGCTGTACCTGTTCGGCGAATCAATTATCGCCGTAGACATGTTCCTCAATCTGCTCACCACCAACACCGGCGAAGTATCCGAACTCCTCAGCAGCCTCATCCCGGCAGTAGCCATGGTCGCGGTAATCTACCTCCCTATCCTCTATTTTGCCACTCGCGGTGCATTCGACAAGAGTTACCGCCTTGCCGACAGATTCATCGTCCGATTCCGTCAATGGGGGACGGCAGGTCTGGCTCTCGGGCTTATATCTCTCGCAGGATGCTATTCCTCAGAAGAATACCGGGCTTCCGATGATCTATACCCTGTCAATGTCGGCTACAATATCGGACTGGCAGTCGAACGCACATGCCGCACTGCACGATATGCCGACACATCAGCCGGATTCATCTATGATGCACGTACCACACACCCCGACAGCTGTCGCGAAGTGTACATACTCGTGATCGGAGAGACTGCCCGAGCCGACAACTTCGGCCTCTTCGGCTACAGTCGCGACACCACCCCCCTTCTATCATCCACCGAGGGGCTCATCACCTATCCAAAAGCCTTCACCCAGTCCAACACCACACATAAGAGTGTCCCGATGCTCCTGTCAGCGGCATCAGCCGAGGACTACAACCGCATATACCGCGAAAAAGGCATCATAACAGCATTCAAGGAGGCGGGATTCCATACCACTTTCATATCCAATCAGCGTCCCAACCATTCCTTCATAGACTTTTTCGGTAAGGAAGCCGACTCCTGGGAGTTCCTGAAGGAAGAACTTCCCGAGAGTGCCAACGTTCCCGACGGCGACATGACCGGCTTAGTGAAAAAGATTCTCGATGGCGGACACATGCGCGAATTCATAGTGCTCCACACCTACGGCTCCCACTTCAAGTACCGGGAACGCTATCCGCACGACATTGCTGAATTCCTGCCCGATGAGGCTTCGGAAGCTACTCCCGACAACCGTTGCAGCCTCATAAACGCCTACGACAACTCCATACTCTACACCGACCGTTTCCTGCACACTCTCATAACTGAGCTAAAAGAGTCGAGGACAGAATCAGGACTTATCTATGCATCCGACCATGGCGAAAACATCTTCGATGACGAGCGCGGACTGTTCCTCCACGCCTCTCCCCGCCCATCAATCTACGAGCTGCATGTGCCAATGATGATATGGCTTTCCGACGAGTACCGCGAACGCTACCCCGACATTCACAGCGAACTTCTCAGCCATTCCGAGAAACAGGTAATAACCTCCCTTTCAGTGTTTCACACCACACTCCACATAGCGGGAATAAACACTCGTCACAGAATCGACTCATTATCGCTCGCCTCGGCTCACTATCACCCTGCACCATACAACTACCTGTCCGACCGCAATATACCTGTTCCGGTATCCAAGATAATCCGCAAATAA
- a CDS encoding DUF3943 domain-containing protein: MRRLLYILIASLFTFAGAKAQGIDVDSVLADSVGAEMELAEPYAEMVYPISVDSMMSDSIIALPMSHIPAVSDSRSIYCHPYSMTFNIPDWKRMWTNTAVLGGAYVGTLLVLQCLPADATSWNRAEITEVPMFKRWYRNVFKLGPDWDHDNPIFNYVLHPYAGAVYFMSARSCGFNFWRSMLYSACVSTIGWEFGIEAFMERPSIQDIFITPLIGSAIGEVFYKTKRSIVANDYSLLGSPIIGNVAVFLLDPVNEVIDIFRGRNTRCPKLTRDGELTYETKETGIESYISPMITDSYKGFSLTVKF; the protein is encoded by the coding sequence ATGAGAAGGCTCCTGTATATCCTGATTGCATCTCTATTCACTTTCGCGGGGGCGAAGGCTCAGGGGATAGATGTCGACTCGGTCCTCGCCGACTCTGTCGGGGCGGAGATGGAATTGGCAGAACCGTATGCTGAGATGGTATATCCGATTTCGGTTGACTCCATGATGTCGGACAGTATTATAGCCTTGCCGATGAGCCATATCCCTGCTGTATCGGACAGCAGATCGATATACTGTCACCCATACTCTATGACTTTCAATATTCCTGACTGGAAAAGGATGTGGACCAATACCGCAGTTCTTGGCGGGGCTTATGTGGGGACATTGCTTGTGCTTCAGTGCCTGCCTGCCGACGCTACTTCGTGGAACAGGGCGGAGATAACCGAGGTGCCGATGTTCAAGCGTTGGTATCGTAATGTGTTCAAGCTCGGTCCTGACTGGGACCATGACAACCCTATATTCAACTATGTGTTGCATCCATATGCCGGAGCCGTGTACTTTATGTCGGCGAGGTCGTGCGGATTCAATTTCTGGCGATCAATGCTCTATAGCGCATGTGTCTCTACTATTGGATGGGAATTCGGAATTGAGGCGTTTATGGAGCGTCCGTCGATTCAGGATATCTTCATCACTCCGCTTATAGGAAGTGCTATAGGTGAGGTGTTCTATAAGACCAAACGCAGTATAGTTGCCAACGATTACAGTCTTTTGGGCTCACCCATTATAGGGAATGTTGCCGTATTCCTTCTTGACCCTGTAAATGAGGTGATTGATATATTCCGCGGCCGTAACACACGTTGCCCCAAGCTTACCAGGGACGGTGAACTGACCTATGAGACCAAAGAGACTGGTATTGAAAGCTATATTTCACCTATGATTACCGACTCTTATAAGGGGTTCAGCCTGACTGTGAAATTCTGA
- a CDS encoding sensor histidine kinase, translating to MRRLICAVITMTLATIMAMADSQADFSRFIKSYNQQVASRQYLPAAKSVAQAARICADAKNYDGAFKLISGLDKIMTERGVSSDSLPQPYYYNARTRYSLYRRMGNNSQAEAWLKKMSTYAKESNTPAITNDMLFTEAQFYYATGRTQLGDRCIARLIKQYETDNDYKAADTAYQKLISRAVSSNDARLVGHTYESYIRWSDSIEAINADTELGKVKHEMAQSEAEVAKKQSTINSRTSLMIVFITLFVIAVAALALGAILYQRIRVKNRHIRLMKEEADMRSAAKSAMLQNMSSTMEPALDRLNPEDPAVQTLKGYVRKVEELSAVDSSPAVDPSRLEEVNIESLANELAGDTRPKLRKGVTLHLDGTRGFIRMDRQDVKRILSHLLDNAARFTPEGGRITLAYRKRGANSHQFVVTDNGPGIPAGERDGIFKAFNSAHDINEGDRLGLPICALRAEKMGGSLSLDPEVTKGTSFILSLKSA from the coding sequence ATGAGACGACTAATATGCGCGGTCATCACAATGACCCTCGCCACGATTATGGCGATGGCTGACTCGCAAGCCGACTTCAGCCGATTCATAAAGTCCTACAATCAGCAAGTGGCTTCACGCCAGTATCTCCCGGCTGCAAAGTCGGTGGCCCAGGCTGCAAGGATATGTGCCGATGCGAAGAACTACGACGGAGCCTTCAAACTCATCTCGGGCCTCGACAAAATTATGACTGAACGCGGGGTCTCATCTGACTCGCTCCCTCAACCTTATTACTACAACGCGCGCACACGCTACTCCCTATACCGCCGTATGGGCAACAACAGCCAAGCGGAAGCATGGCTCAAAAAGATGTCGACATATGCAAAGGAAAGCAACACACCTGCCATCACCAACGACATGCTGTTTACGGAAGCGCAATTCTATTACGCCACAGGACGCACCCAGCTTGGCGACCGCTGCATAGCCCGCCTGATAAAGCAGTATGAGACTGACAATGACTACAAGGCCGCCGACACTGCCTACCAGAAACTCATCAGCCGGGCTGTGTCGTCAAACGATGCACGACTCGTAGGGCATACCTATGAAAGCTACATCCGATGGAGCGATTCCATTGAGGCAATAAACGCCGACACAGAACTCGGCAAAGTGAAACATGAAATGGCACAGAGCGAAGCTGAAGTGGCAAAGAAACAGAGTACCATAAATTCGCGTACAAGTCTGATGATAGTGTTCATCACTCTGTTTGTCATAGCTGTCGCCGCCCTCGCACTGGGAGCAATCCTCTACCAAAGGATACGTGTCAAAAACCGCCACATACGGCTCATGAAAGAAGAAGCGGACATGCGCAGCGCAGCCAAGAGTGCTATGCTCCAGAACATGTCGTCGACAATGGAACCAGCTCTCGACCGGCTCAATCCCGAGGACCCTGCCGTACAAACGCTTAAAGGATATGTCCGAAAAGTAGAGGAGCTCTCGGCTGTAGACTCCTCCCCTGCCGTCGATCCCTCACGGCTTGAAGAGGTCAACATAGAATCACTCGCCAACGAACTTGCCGGTGACACACGCCCAAAACTACGCAAAGGTGTCACCCTGCATCTCGACGGCACACGCGGCTTCATAAGGATGGACCGCCAAGATGTCAAGAGAATCCTGAGCCATCTTCTCGACAACGCGGCACGCTTCACCCCTGAAGGGGGCAGAATAACCCTCGCCTACCGCAAACGCGGAGCCAACAGCCATCAGTTTGTCGTCACTGACAACGGTCCAGGCATCCCGGCCGGAGAGCGCGACGGTATATTCAAGGCATTCAACTCAGCTCACGACATCAACGAGGGAGACCGCCTCGGGCTCCCGATATGCGCACTGCGTGCCGAAAAGATGGGAGGCTCACTGTCACTCGACCCCGAGGTAACCAAAGGCACATCATTCATCCTTTCGCTCAAATCAGCCTGA
- a CDS encoding cob(I)yrinic acid a,c-diamide adenosyltransferase, which translates to MKKSMIYTRTGDRGTTSLVGGERVAKNSPRVSAYGTVDELNAYIGLLQSYVKNVNGAEVDSALLLKVNGVMFCIGAYLATPSPSAAPDEPAPEGARSPKVSDEDIEELEAAIDRLDASVPPQRTFILPGGSVAASHAHVARTVCRRAERRVLDLADTGSYVHPAVTRYLNRLSDYLFILARSLNHLAGIQDIPWEGL; encoded by the coding sequence ATGAAGAAAAGTATGATTTACACCCGTACAGGTGACCGCGGGACCACTTCGCTTGTCGGTGGTGAACGTGTCGCCAAGAATTCGCCACGAGTGTCGGCTTACGGCACTGTGGATGAACTTAATGCATACATCGGTCTGCTACAGTCGTATGTGAAGAACGTAAATGGGGCAGAGGTGGATTCAGCATTGCTCCTGAAGGTGAATGGGGTGATGTTCTGCATAGGTGCCTATCTTGCAACTCCTTCTCCTTCAGCCGCTCCTGACGAGCCTGCACCTGAAGGGGCAAGGAGCCCGAAAGTGAGTGACGAGGATATCGAGGAACTTGAAGCCGCTATAGACCGCCTGGATGCCTCGGTGCCCCCACAGAGGACCTTTATACTTCCTGGAGGGTCTGTTGCGGCGAGCCATGCTCATGTGGCTCGGACCGTGTGCCGCCGTGCGGAACGTAGGGTGCTTGACCTCGCTGATACCGGGAGCTATGTGCATCCGGCTGTGACCAGGTATCTCAACCGTCTGAGTGATTACCTTTTTATACTCGCCCGAAGTCTCAATCATCTTGCCGGAATTCAGGATATTCCGTGGGAGGGGCTTTAG